TACAAAATAGATGAATATTATAGTCTAACTAAATAGTTAATTCACGGTATACGTACCACCCCACAGTACTTTTCCTGCGAAAGTTCATTAAGGCCTGaggtatatatttaataattgttatcGTCAGCTTCACATAGCTAATAggattattaatattaaaatatataccaaGTTAATATTATAAGTTATAATTACCTGCAATAGTATAAGAAATCCAGCCAATGTATCACTGCCCCGCCGGCCAAACCAGCTGAGATAATCACAACAAGTGCAAATATTGCCAATAAGCCGAAGGCTATTTTGGAAACACGTTGCATTCCGTGCTACAAAGAAGATAAGATATATCATTTGAAaagatattataataaattgagaCTTACCTCATACATAAAACACTGTGCGATGGTAATACATGTTGCAAACATGGCGTGCAATGAGAATACGACATCGTTCAGCATGACAGGATTTACGCCGCGAGGATTTCGTTCCGCGTACTCATCCTGCAACTCGTGGAAGAAGTACAGTCCGATGTTAAACATGCTGTACAGCGTGAATCCCACAATGTTGAGGGTGAGGAAATCAAAGTTTAATCCCTCAACCGATTTTCTGCGATAGTTTGTCCAAATTTGGGGATAAAATGAAACCGACCACGCAACAAAGTAAATCCAGCCAACTACAATGGAGGTGTAAATAATAGCCTCTGATTTAGCCACAACAACACGCACAAAGATATCATTCGTACTGGGAACAAGAGgaatcattaaataattactcAAAATTGGGattctctctttttattttttttttgcttacatCCAACTTTCACTGGGATCGCTGCTTGCAGTGATCTCGACATGACCCGCCCGACGACCAATTACAGTGATGGTTTGATTAAATGAACTGCCCGCCTGGTAGACAAATGAATCGGGATACAGATTCAAATGATCCTCATGTTGTTTTATCAACTTCACATTAATGTTGTCATCCAGATTGTGCCTGTAAGTAATTGTACCTAGTCGATAAGTGgcataaaataagatttaatttttactaacCTCGTATAAATCTCAAAAGTTTTATTAGCATTCACCAATACTGTCAGATCATGAGTATTTACAGTAAAACCTCGATCATCTTGTGCATCCCCAAAACCAACTGTttcacaaattataatttttccattataaacatttctttaattgaattattcaaTACTTACTCATTGCGACAACGGCAACTGCTTGAACAAAATACCTCAAGACCTTTGccattatttataattatttcgtTTTGGCAACACCTGTAAATAAGagaactttaaatattttattattacagctgtgttctttaaaaaaaaaa
The genomic region above belongs to Drosophila innubila isolate TH190305 chromosome 3R unlocalized genomic scaffold, UK_Dinn_1.0 2_E_3R, whole genome shotgun sequence and contains:
- the LOC117792790 gene encoding cystinosin homolog, translating into MAKVLRYFVQAVAVVAMIGFGDAQDDRGFTVNTHDLTVLVNANKTFEIYTRHNLDDNINVKLIKQHEDHLNLYPDSFVYQAGSSFNQTITVIGRRAGHVEITASSDPSESWITNDIFVRVVVAKSEAIIYTSIVVGWIYFVAWSVSFYPQIWTNYRRKSVEGLNFDFLTLNIVGFTLYSMFNIGLYFFHELQDEYAERNPRGVNPVMLNDVVFSLHAMFATCITIAQCFMYEHGMQRVSKIAFGLLAIFALVVIISAGLAGGAVIHWLDFLYYCSYVKLTITIIKYIPQALMNFRRKSTVGWSIGNILLDFTGGTLSMLQMILSAHNYDDWASIFGDPTKFGLGLFSVLFDIFFMLQHYVFYRRSNESSSSDLTTDTRIQDETQSASIEKF